The Amycolatopsis jiangsuensis nucleotide sequence CCAGTACACCGACGCCTGTCCTATGGTCTGGACGGCGCGGAGATCCTGTTCGATCCACTCGGTTCCGCCGCGATGGTCCCACCAGGTGAACCGCGGAATCGACTGATCGCCCGAATCGGTCGGCGTCCGTCCATCGTAGACCGCTTCGTAGGAGTCGCTGTCTCCGATGTGCGAGGCACGTACGAGCGGCAGCCGTCGCCACTGGTTTCCGCCGTCGCCGTCCACTGTGGTGGGAAACGTCGTGATGCGCAGCCGGGCGGCGCCCATCGGAAGGAGGGTGACGGTCTCGACCGCGGAATCGGAGCGTGCGGGACTCGCTTGCAGCAGGCCGACGACGTCCTCGCTGTCGGCCTCCCATTCCGGGATCCGCTTGGCCTGCGCGGTCAGCCGCACTGGCGCACCTTCGTGGGTGAACGGATCGCCGTCGCCGACCGGCTTCTCACTGAGCGTGAATCCGGTGCCGCTCAGCAGCCCATAGTTCCACGGTGAAGTGGGGTGTACCGCGAGTGCGGGCCACTGTTCGGTGCCGCCGACCTGTTCGGTTTCCTCGCCGATTTCCAGTGAGTAGGTGATCGGCCCGCGATCGACCGAAACGGCGTCGTGGTTGCCCGTCCACTGCCGGGTGGTGACCCGCATCGGCAGCTTCACCGTCACGGTGTCGCCATCCTGCCAGGTCCGGTCCACTTTGGACCAGTCGCCGGCGGTCCCCGGCACGACGGGCGCGCCGGGAGCCTGCACGGTGGCGCCGTCGGCCCAATGCGGGATTCTCAGGTACAGCGGGAAAGTGACCGGATTCGGCGTCGACACGGTGAGCCTGATCTGGTCGCCGAACGGATAGTCGGTGTCCTCGGTGACCGTGACCTCGGTGCCGTCGCCGACCTTGGCGCGCACCTCGTTCGGTGAGTACATCGAGGCCGCGAGGCCGCCGTCGCAGGTGGCCAGCCACAGTTCCTCGGTGAAGTAGGGCCAGCCCATTCCGTAGTTGTGCGGGCAGCAACGGTATTCGTGCACGCCGGGTTTGTAGGACTGCATGGCGAACGCGTTCTGGAACTGGCCGTGTTTGAGATTGTCGTCGAGCTGGATGCTGTTGGCGCTGGTGATGTAGTGCAGGCCGCGTTCCTCGGCGTCGTAGGATGCGGGCAGCAGGTTGAACGCCAGCTCCTCGCACCGGTCGGCCCACGTGGTGTCCGCGGTGAACCGGGTCAGCATTTCGAAGCTGTGCATGTACTCGACGATCCCGCAGGTTTCGAAGCCCTGGCGGGGATCGCCGAATCCGGGACGGCAGTTTTCGTCGCCGGCGAAGCCGCCACCGGCGAACTGGCCGTACTGCGCCATCACCGTGGCGTAATTGCGATAGGTCGCGTCGTGGAACCGGTCCTCGCCGGACAGCAGCCAATACTGCAGGGGCTCACGGAACCCCTGCGCGAGATTGACGTTGTGCCAGGTGGGGATTCCGGACGTGTAGTCGGCCGAGCCCTGGTGCATTTTTGTCACCAGGTCCAGCAGCCAGGAGTCACCGGTGCGGTTGTAGAGCCAGTAGACGCTGTCGATGTTGTCGCCCCAGCGGAACGCGCCCCATGACCGGTTGAACACCTCGGCCGGCTGGTTGTTCTGGAAGCCGAAGTAGCGCGTCATGAACGGCACGACCCGGTCGTCACCGGAGTACTCCTGCCACGACCGCAACGCCGACAGCAGCGGCATTCCCGGCCAGAAGTCGGGGCCGTCCTCGAGCGAGGTGCGCAGTTCGTCCGGGCCGAACCAGCCGTCAGCGGCCTGGGTGGCCATGATCCCGTGCAGCCACCGTTCGGCCTTGTCCAGCACGGCTTTGTCGCCGGTGACATATCCGAGATCGCCGAGCCCGCGCAGCCAGTACGGCAGTTCCTCCCACGCATGGTTCGCCGGGTCGACCCAGCCGTTGCCCTCGTAGACCAGGAAATCGGAGATCTCGTCGTAGCGCCCGGAGAGGCCGTGCACCTGCAGGTCGAGGTGCTTGCTGAGCCAGCCGCGCGGCCGCACCGCGCCGGGCGGGAGCTTCTGGAACGGCACTGGGCGCAGTGGATCGCGGTTCGGCGTGTACAGCCCGCCGCGAGCCGGATCCGGCCCCCCTGCCCGCGGTTTCGCGGAGGCCGTGCCGTTCAGCGCGGGCAACGCGAGCGCGGCGCCGGCAAGCGCCAGCCCACCGAGAAAACGGCGCCGGCCGAGGATCGGCTGCCGACCGAACGCGGGACGGGGTGCGGGCTCTCGGCTCATGCGGACCTCGATGTCTCCGGCGGGAACTCACCGTCAATGCTTCAACTCCGAACGGAAGAAGTCAACAACGAACACCCGAGCGATCCTTCGTAGTGCCCCCTTTCGCGGAGAGCTGGCCGGTGCAGGCCGCGATCACCCGGGCGGCGCACGACTTTCGTCGCGTCGGCGCGCCGAGGGTCGGCGCTGTTCGGTTCTGTTCGATTCGGGCCGGTGCCGGTGCCGGTGCCGGTGCCGGTGCCGGTGCTGGAGCTGGGGCCGGTGCCGGAGCTGGGGCCGAGAATGGGCCGGAGCTGGGGCCGAGGTTCGCGGGCGACCGGGAGCGGGTGCGCGGGCGACTGGAGCGGGGTGCGGGTGCGCGGGCGGCCGGAGCCGCACTCTTCTGTGGGCGTGATCACCACCTCGATCCGAATGGTTTTCGTCTTCAGTGCAAGTGTGCACGTAGTGCCGGTGAATGCTCGAAAATGCATGACCGAATGGGACTTAGGGTAGCCTTGCTCGCGCTGGTCGTCGGTGTTAGCGTACGGCCCAGCCGCACGGCGGGCGCAATTGCGGAAAGGGCGATCCGGCGCCGTACGAAGACGTATGCCGGCCCCTTTGTTTCTCGTCCGTGAAACCCGAACCGAGGCACGCCACCACGACGCGAACTCCATTCCAGCACTGCTCTCTTCAGTCGGATTGCGAGAAACAGCGATGCCCACACCGGAACTGCACATCCTGACCAGGTCCGAACTGGCCGGACTGGACATCTCCCCGCAGGAGGTGATCGGCGCGGTCCGGGCCGCGTACGCCGCCTATGCGGAGGGGAAATCCCGTAACCCTGCCAAACTGATGATGCCGGTGCCCGCGGGCCGTGACGCGGTGTCGTACGCCATGCTCGGGTTCGACGGCGCGCTCGAGTACGTGGGGTTCAAGACCTCCTACCGCCAAGGGACGGACAACCCGGACAAGTACTACACGACCATCAGCCTCTACGACGACACGACCGGCCTGCCGTACGTCTTCATGGACTGCCACCGGGTCGGCGGGTCGCGGACTCCGGCGACGACCGCGTTGATCGCCGAGGAATGTGCCAGGCCCGGCGCCCGCTCGGCGTTGCTCATCGGTACCGGCCGGCAAAGCCTCAACACCCTGCCCTACCTCGTCACCAGAATGCCCCAGTTGGAAAAGCTGCGCTTCTTCGGTACCCATCCGGAAGGCATCACAGCGACCGCGGCCACGTTCGCGCAGTACTTTCCCGACCGGAAGCTGGAACAGATCGGCGACGTGCCGTCCGCGGTCGCGGAATCCGACATCGTGATCGCCGCGTCCGGCAGGGCCGCGCACCCGCCGGTCAGGACGAGCTGGCTCCCACCGGGCGGACTGCTGATCTCCGTGTCCAGCAAGGGGGTCGATTCGAGTGCGCTGGCCGAGGCCGACTACGCCCTGGCCACCAGCGAAAGCCAGCTCGGGGTGACGGGTTCGCGGTTCGACAGCGAGGACGGTGCCGCGGTGCTCGACGCGGAGTTCCCCGACGTCGTGGCGGGTCGCAAACCCGGCCGCCGTAGCGGGGACGACCGGGTGTTCGCCTTCTCGAGCGGCATGGTCATCACCGACATCCCGGTGGCGCACGCGTTGGCAGCCAAGGCGATCGACGCTGGTCTCGGTCAGAAGGTGCAGCTGTGGACCTGATCACGGCGGATGTCTCGCCGGCTGTCCCGGCGAACGAGGCGAAGTGGGCGCACGAGGCACGCGCGGACCCGCGGTTGCTGGCCGATATCGCGTATGCCGTGGGCGGGCCGTTCCACGTGTTGTTTCCTGACCAGTTCGGGGAGAACGTGCTCGCGTTGCGTGAGACGCTGAGTGCGGCAGGCGTAGACGGCACTGTCTACTTCGGCAAGAAGGCCAACAAATCGTCCTGCTGGATTCCGGAATGCGTACGTTCGGGCGCTGGAGTGGACGTGGCCAGCGAACCGGAGCTGGTGCGCGCGCTGGCCGGTGGAGTGCGCGGTGAGGACGTGGTGGTCACCGGCGCGGCGAAGAAGGACTCGCTGCTGTGGCTGGCGATCCGGCACGGAGCGCTGATCGCGGTCGACGCGCTGGACGAACTGGACCGGCTCACCGGGCTCGCTCGGCGCACCGGGCCGGCGCGGATCCAGCTGCGGGTGCGTCCGCCGAACGACCCCACCAGCCGCTTCGGTCTCGATGAGAGCGAGCTGGAGCAAGCGCTGCACCGCTGCGTGACCGCGGCCGGTGCGCTGCGCATGGAGGGCTTTTCCTTCCACCTCAGTGGATACCTCGCCCAGCCGAGGGCAGCGTTGGCGGCGGAGCTGGTGGATCGCTGCGTACGGGCCCGCACTCTCGGACTCGACGCGTCCTCGGTGGACATCGGCGGTGGTTTCGCCGTGTCCTATGTGGATGAACAGGATTGGCGCACCTATACCGGTGACCTCCCGGCGGAATGGTTCCACGCAGGCAGGAAGTTCGGCCACTTCTACCCGTACCACCAGAACCCGGCCGGAGCCGACATGCTCGCCGCGATCCTGGATACCACAGTGGACGGTGGGCTGACTCTGGCAGACAAGCTCACCTCGACCGGGACGAGGCTGCTCATGGAACCGGGCCGAGCGCTGCTCGACCGCGCGGGATTCAGCGTGTTCCGGGTGCAGGGCCTCAAACACCGCGGCGACTACGCGATCGCGACCGTCGGCGGGCTCAGCCTGAGTGTGTCCGAACAGTGGAAGAACAGCGAGTTCCTGCCTGATCCGCTGCTGTGGCCGCGGACCGGCGAGTACGCACCGATCGGCGTGTGCGTGGGCGGGGCCAGCTGCCTGGAGTACGACATGCTGAGCTGGCGCAAGATTCCGCTGCCGCGTCCGCCGCGGTCCGGGGACCTGCTCGTCTATCCCAGCACCGCCGGTTACCAGATGGACAAGAACGAATCGGAGTTCCACCAGCTGCCGTTGCCCGACCGGGTGGTGCTCGACCGCACCGCCGGCGGGTTCCGCTGGCGGCTGGACCGCTGAACCCGTCGACAAGTGAGGGACTTCGTGATGCGGCGAGGCGAGAACATCGTGGCACGGATGTCGGACCTGGTGGGCAGGACACCGTTGCTCGAAGTGTGCACCACGGCCACCGGAAGCCGGCTGCTGGTCAAACTGGAACAGTTCAATCCCACCGGATCGGCCAAGGTCCGGATGGCGCGGGAAATGATCACGTCCGCGGAACGATCCGGCGCGCTGGCGCCCGGCGGGCGCATCGTGGAACCGACGTCCGGCAACACCGGTCTCGGGCTCGCGTTGATCGCGGTGGAGCGCGGCTACCGGTTCACCGCGGTCGTCGATCACCACGCCAGCGCCGGCAAGCTGCGTGCGATGGCCGCGATGGGCGCGGACCTGGTCTACGTCGGCGAGCCCGGTACCGGCGGCCCGAGCACCGTGGTGCGACGGGCGAAAGCGGCCGAGCTCGTCGCCGAGGATCCGACCGCGTTCTGGCCGGACCAGCACAACAACCCGGCCAACCGCGTGGGCTACCGCGGCCTGGCCCGGGAGCTGCTGGCCGACCTGTTCGGCGACGTGGACCACCTGATCTGCGCGATCGGCACCGGTGGCTCGCTCTGCGGTACCGCCGCCGAGCTGCGCGCGCTGGGGTCGCGCGTCCGCACGGTGGGCGTCGAACCGAAGGGCTCGATCATCTTCGGCGGCGAACCGGGCAGGTACTGGCAGACCGGCAGCGGCAGCCCGGCAGGATTCCCGGTGGGGCGCAACGTCGATTATGCTCAGATCGACGAGGGCTGCCAGGTCGGTGACGTGCCGGCCTTCGCGACCGCCCGCGTTCTGGCGCGCAGGACCGGACTGATGATGGGAGGTTCGGCGGGAGCCGCGCTGTACGTCGCGTTGCAGCGGCTGGGCGGGCTGCCGCCGGGCAGCACTGTGGTGACTTTGGTGTGCGACGCGGGGGAGAAGTACCTCGACAGCGTGTTCGACGACGAGTGGCTGCGCGCGAAGGGCCTGTTGGCCCCCGACGTCGAGGAGGAGGTGGCAGGGCTGCTCGCCGGTCACTCCGGCGCGGTGCCGCCGCCGCGCAACGAGGATGCCGCGACCCCGGACCTGGTGGTGCACCCGTGAACCTGGCCGTGCTGACCAAGGGGTACCGCCCGCTGGTCGCCCTCGCCGCGCCGATCGCGGGCATCCAGCTCGCGCAGGTCGCGCTGACCACGACCGACCTGGCGATGATGGGCCTGCTCGGTGTGCGGGCCGTCGCCGCGGGCGGGCTTTCGATCACGCTGTACAACCAGCTTCGCACCATGTGCGTCGGCATGGTCACCTCGGTCGGCAACCAGGTCGCCGGCGCGGTGGGCCGCGCCGAGGCCCGCACCGGAGACGGCGGGCTGGACGAAAGCGGCCGGGAAGAGGTCCGGCGGATCCTCCGTGCTTCTTTCCTGGTGGCCACCGGTGTCGGCCTGGTGGCCGCACTGGCGCTTGCCGGGCTGAGTTTCGCGCTGACCTGGTTCGGGCAGCCGCCCGAGGTGCTCGCCATGGCGCGGCCGATGATGATCGCGCTGGCACCGGGGCTGATCCCGATGCTGTGGCTGAACGTGGTGCGTCAGTTCGCGGTCGGCCTGCACCGGCCGGGTTCCCTCCTGGGCATCACGATCGTG carries:
- a CDS encoding beta-L-arabinofuranosidase domain-containing protein, producing MSREPAPRPAFGRQPILGRRRFLGGLALAGAALALPALNGTASAKPRAGGPDPARGGLYTPNRDPLRPVPFQKLPPGAVRPRGWLSKHLDLQVHGLSGRYDEISDFLVYEGNGWVDPANHAWEELPYWLRGLGDLGYVTGDKAVLDKAERWLHGIMATQAADGWFGPDELRTSLEDGPDFWPGMPLLSALRSWQEYSGDDRVVPFMTRYFGFQNNQPAEVFNRSWGAFRWGDNIDSVYWLYNRTGDSWLLDLVTKMHQGSADYTSGIPTWHNVNLAQGFREPLQYWLLSGEDRFHDATYRNYATVMAQYGQFAGGGFAGDENCRPGFGDPRQGFETCGIVEYMHSFEMLTRFTADTTWADRCEELAFNLLPASYDAEERGLHYITSANSIQLDDNLKHGQFQNAFAMQSYKPGVHEYRCCPHNYGMGWPYFTEELWLATCDGGLAASMYSPNEVRAKVGDGTEVTVTEDTDYPFGDQIRLTVSTPNPVTFPLYLRIPHWADGATVQAPGAPVVPGTAGDWSKVDRTWQDGDTVTVKLPMRVTTRQWTGNHDAVSVDRGPITYSLEIGEETEQVGGTEQWPALAVHPTSPWNYGLLSGTGFTLSEKPVGDGDPFTHEGAPVRLTAQAKRIPEWEADSEDVVGLLQASPARSDSAVETVTLLPMGAARLRITTFPTTVDGDGGNQWRRLPLVRASHIGDSDSYEAVYDGRTPTDSGDQSIPRFTWWDHRGGTEWIEQDLRAVQTIGQASVYWFDDTGVGECRIPASWQILWLDGETWRPVTGAGPCGTDRDRPNVVRFDPVQAQCFRIEAALQDGFSGGILEMSFTQ
- a CDS encoding ornithine cyclodeaminase, with translation MPTPELHILTRSELAGLDISPQEVIGAVRAAYAAYAEGKSRNPAKLMMPVPAGRDAVSYAMLGFDGALEYVGFKTSYRQGTDNPDKYYTTISLYDDTTGLPYVFMDCHRVGGSRTPATTALIAEECARPGARSALLIGTGRQSLNTLPYLVTRMPQLEKLRFFGTHPEGITATAATFAQYFPDRKLEQIGDVPSAVAESDIVIAASGRAAHPPVRTSWLPPGGLLISVSSKGVDSSALAEADYALATSESQLGVTGSRFDSEDGAAVLDAEFPDVVAGRKPGRRSGDDRVFAFSSGMVITDIPVAHALAAKAIDAGLGQKVQLWT
- a CDS encoding Y4yA family PLP-dependent enzyme, with product MDLITADVSPAVPANEAKWAHEARADPRLLADIAYAVGGPFHVLFPDQFGENVLALRETLSAAGVDGTVYFGKKANKSSCWIPECVRSGAGVDVASEPELVRALAGGVRGEDVVVTGAAKKDSLLWLAIRHGALIAVDALDELDRLTGLARRTGPARIQLRVRPPNDPTSRFGLDESELEQALHRCVTAAGALRMEGFSFHLSGYLAQPRAALAAELVDRCVRARTLGLDASSVDIGGGFAVSYVDEQDWRTYTGDLPAEWFHAGRKFGHFYPYHQNPAGADMLAAILDTTVDGGLTLADKLTSTGTRLLMEPGRALLDRAGFSVFRVQGLKHRGDYAIATVGGLSLSVSEQWKNSEFLPDPLLWPRTGEYAPIGVCVGGASCLEYDMLSWRKIPLPRPPRSGDLLVYPSTAGYQMDKNESEFHQLPLPDRVVLDRTAGGFRWRLDR
- a CDS encoding PLP-dependent cysteine synthase family protein; the protein is MRRGENIVARMSDLVGRTPLLEVCTTATGSRLLVKLEQFNPTGSAKVRMAREMITSAERSGALAPGGRIVEPTSGNTGLGLALIAVERGYRFTAVVDHHASAGKLRAMAAMGADLVYVGEPGTGGPSTVVRRAKAAELVAEDPTAFWPDQHNNPANRVGYRGLARELLADLFGDVDHLICAIGTGGSLCGTAAELRALGSRVRTVGVEPKGSIIFGGEPGRYWQTGSGSPAGFPVGRNVDYAQIDEGCQVGDVPAFATARVLARRTGLMMGGSAGAALYVALQRLGGLPPGSTVVTLVCDAGEKYLDSVFDDEWLRAKGLLAPDVEEEVAGLLAGHSGAVPPPRNEDAATPDLVVHP